One part of the Clostridium thermosuccinogenes genome encodes these proteins:
- the nifH gene encoding nitrogenase iron protein: protein MAKKTTQIAIYGKGGIGKSTTTSNLTAALSKLGYKVMQFGCDPKSDSTNTLRNGSYIPTVLDTLREKSTVNAHEVIFEGFNGVYCVEAGGPAPGVGCAGRGIITAVELFKQQRIFEELDLDFVIYDVLGDVVCGGFAVPIREGIAEHVFTVSSADFMAIYAANNLFRGIKKYSNAGGALLGGVIANSINAPYAREIIDDFVSRTKTRVVEYIPRSVTVTQCELQGKTTIEAAPDSAQAKVYFSLAEKIAEHKDSKTPEPLSVQDLREWASRWGDYLLALETGSVKPEYSANL from the coding sequence ATGGCAAAAAAAACAACACAAATCGCAATTTACGGAAAGGGCGGCATCGGAAAGTCCACAACCACTTCCAATCTCACCGCCGCCTTGTCAAAGCTTGGATATAAGGTGATGCAGTTTGGTTGCGATCCCAAAAGCGATTCGACCAACACCCTTCGCAATGGAAGCTATATTCCCACTGTTCTTGACACGCTTCGGGAGAAAAGCACAGTCAACGCTCATGAAGTGATATTTGAAGGATTCAACGGAGTATACTGCGTAGAAGCCGGGGGTCCTGCTCCGGGAGTAGGCTGTGCCGGACGCGGCATCATCACTGCAGTGGAGCTGTTCAAGCAGCAGCGCATTTTTGAAGAATTGGATCTGGACTTTGTAATTTATGATGTTCTTGGAGATGTCGTGTGCGGCGGTTTTGCCGTGCCAATCCGCGAAGGCATCGCGGAGCATGTGTTCACCGTTTCCTCGGCTGATTTCATGGCCATATATGCGGCAAACAATCTTTTCAGGGGTATCAAAAAATATTCCAATGCGGGCGGCGCACTTTTAGGAGGGGTTATTGCCAATTCCATCAACGCGCCCTATGCCCGGGAGATCATAGATGACTTCGTGAGCAGGACAAAGACCCGGGTGGTGGAATATATACCCCGGTCTGTAACGGTGACACAATGCGAGCTTCAGGGAAAAACGACGATTGAGGCAGCACCGGATTCAGCGCAGGCGAAAGTTTATTTCAGTCTTGCAGAAAAAATTGCCGAACACAAAGACTCCAAAACACCTGAGCCTCTCAGCGTGCAGGATTTGCGCGAATGGGCCTCAAGATGGGGTGATTATTTGCTGGCATTGGAAACCGGAAGCGTGAAGCCTGAATACTCTGCCAATCTCTAA
- a CDS encoding RrF2 family transcriptional regulator has protein sequence MRISAKGRYALAAMISMAEDYNSGEYITVISISEKLGISKIYLEQVFSLLKRGGIVNSVKGAQGGYQLTQMPQKITVFDVLSAVELSLFEPAEETVPDKAPEIEAAMRMCVFDALDNAVLKALKQITLYDLLTEAEKHKKDQGYMFFI, from the coding sequence ATGAGAATATCCGCAAAAGGGCGTTACGCGCTGGCTGCCATGATAAGCATGGCAGAGGATTACAATAGTGGCGAGTATATTACCGTGATCAGTATTTCAGAAAAACTGGGGATATCCAAAATCTATCTGGAGCAGGTTTTTTCCCTTTTGAAAAGAGGAGGCATTGTAAACTCCGTAAAAGGAGCGCAGGGTGGTTATCAATTGACCCAAATGCCCCAGAAAATAACTGTGTTTGATGTGTTGTCCGCTGTTGAGCTTTCCCTTTTTGAGCCTGCGGAGGAGACAGTGCCGGATAAAGCCCCTGAAATCGAAGCAGCTATGCGCATGTGCGTGTTTGATGCGCTTGATAACGCAGTTTTAAAAGCTTTGAAGCAAATAACCCTGTATGATTTGCTGACAGAAGCAGAGAAACATAAAAAAGATCAGGGATATATGTTTTTTATATAG
- a CDS encoding NifB/NifX family molybdenum-iron cluster-binding protein, giving the protein MKGNWRVAVASLDGKVVNEHFGRAKEFLIVDIAPDGTYTFLEKRPVARLCMSGDHSQESLEATVSALGDCAAVLVSRIGITAKRALEKNRISVFEQPDLIDSALSKLAKYFAKTNFTVPEE; this is encoded by the coding sequence ATGAAAGGGAACTGGCGAGTTGCCGTAGCGAGCCTGGATGGAAAGGTTGTAAATGAGCATTTCGGAAGAGCAAAGGAGTTTTTAATTGTAGACATAGCACCGGATGGGACATATACCTTTTTGGAAAAACGTCCTGTTGCCCGTCTTTGCATGAGCGGAGATCATTCACAGGAATCATTGGAGGCCACCGTCAGCGCGCTTGGTGACTGTGCCGCCGTATTGGTCTCACGCATCGGAATTACAGCAAAAAGGGCATTGGAGAAAAACAGGATATCGGTTTTTGAGCAGCCCGATTTAATTGACAGCGCACTATCAAAGCTGGCTAAATATTTTGCAAAAACTAATTTCACAGTACCGGAGGAATAA
- a CDS encoding AraC family transcriptional regulator, whose amino-acid sequence MVLIFDTDILPKVRFIGSVSYKTPWVHFHRKIDEYVLYIIKSGELYIKEADVKYILKKGDVLLLQSNIPHEGYKSSCCDYYFVHFKHPGIEEADNTLSDMLAKEILQNRNLFLTSDSLSESDNLSSICYIPKYYHIKNESVLFHIFHILDESIADYIKKYECYKKIISCNLLRLFITISREYTSTEVENSKIHYSKTYIKVKNLIDYINTHYSEKLTSQDIESTFKSNYDYLNRIFHSMTGYTILHYINNVRIIKAKELIESSSMNFSEIGYLVGIESPYYFSKLFKKYTGSTPTQYLKKVMLEVPGKT is encoded by the coding sequence ATGGTATTAATCTTCGACACTGATATACTCCCAAAAGTTAGATTTATCGGCAGTGTTTCTTATAAAACGCCTTGGGTACACTTTCACAGAAAAATTGACGAATATGTATTATACATCATAAAAAGCGGAGAACTATATATTAAAGAAGCCGATGTAAAATATATACTCAAAAAAGGAGATGTATTGCTTCTTCAATCCAACATACCCCATGAAGGTTATAAATCCTCCTGTTGTGATTACTACTTTGTGCATTTTAAGCACCCGGGCATTGAAGAAGCCGATAACACACTCTCCGATATGCTAGCAAAAGAAATTCTACAGAACAGAAACCTTTTCCTAACCAGCGACTCTCTCTCCGAATCAGATAATTTAAGCAGTATTTGCTATATACCGAAATACTACCACATTAAAAACGAAAGCGTTCTGTTTCATATATTTCATATTTTAGATGAATCCATAGCTGATTATATTAAAAAATATGAGTGTTATAAGAAGATTATCTCATGTAACTTACTAAGGCTGTTTATAACTATATCAAGGGAATACACCTCCACTGAAGTGGAAAACAGCAAAATACACTATTCAAAAACCTACATAAAAGTTAAAAATCTGATAGATTATATTAACACGCACTACAGCGAAAAGCTAACCAGTCAGGATATAGAATCCACGTTTAAGTCCAATTATGACTACTTAAACAGGATTTTCCATTCCATGACAGGCTATACAATTCTGCATTATATTAACAACGTGCGAATAATCAAAGCCAAGGAGCTCATTGAATCCTCATCCATGAACTTTTCTGAGATAGGGTATTTGGTGGGCATCGAAAGCCCATATTACTTCAGCAAGTTATTCAAAAAATATACAGGCTCTACCCCTACGCAATATCTTAAAAAGGTGATGCTCGAAGTACCTGGCAAAACTTAA
- a CDS encoding flavodoxin family protein: protein MKVVGISGSPRKDGNTEVLVRQALQPFYEKGWEVSEFFLSSKTINPCIGCETCIETGKCVIEGDDMEFLLREFEHCDALIIGTPVYYRNVTAQLKALFDRSFVFNNRKLLAGKLGGAIAVGRGEGGGQSLALSIIHNYYLSSGALCVPCEINGLSAKADKPGDIKMQENRLRQARVLGENILKYAELMKAKAD, encoded by the coding sequence ATGAAAGTTGTAGGAATATCAGGCAGTCCTAGAAAGGACGGCAATACAGAGGTTTTAGTCAGGCAGGCATTACAGCCTTTTTATGAAAAAGGGTGGGAGGTATCAGAGTTCTTCTTAAGCAGCAAAACCATAAATCCCTGTATAGGCTGTGAAACCTGCATCGAAACCGGGAAATGTGTCATTGAAGGCGATGATATGGAATTTCTACTGAGGGAGTTTGAACACTGTGATGCTTTGATTATTGGTACTCCTGTGTATTACAGGAACGTAACGGCACAGCTCAAGGCTTTATTTGACAGAAGCTTTGTGTTTAATAACAGAAAACTGCTGGCAGGAAAGTTGGGAGGAGCTATCGCCGTCGGTAGAGGGGAAGGCGGAGGACAAAGCCTTGCACTTTCAATAATACACAATTACTATTTATCCTCAGGTGCACTCTGTGTCCCTTGTGAAATCAATGGCCTGTCTGCAAAAGCGGATAAACCTGGCGATATTAAAATGCAGGAAAACAGATTGAGGCAGGCAAGGGTATTGGGAGAAAACATATTAAAATATGCAGAATTGATGAAAGCAAAAGCTGATTAA